The genomic interval CTTTGAGCAGGAAGCGGAAATGTCTGCCGCTCCACTCACATGCCTTGAAGCGCATATCTCCACAACAAGGGGGAGCTTTTGCCGCTTGCAGCTTAatcagcaagctgattggctcattTTATTGACGAACAGAACTCTCCTTCTATACAACTGAGTTCCCTCCTAAAACATCACTCTCAATCTGCATTAGCTGCCTAGGAGGAAGGAGGAAGACAGCAGtcagtctttttttctgtttacattttgcttATAAGCACCTGGTTTGAACTGTCAAGTTAGATGCATCAGATACAGCCACCAATCAGCATTTGAATAAATCTGGCCAACCAGATCACAGATacaaattacatgtaaaaaacacatataaatgatatgtaaaCTAAGGAGGAGGTCCTAAATAAATTCATCTTAAAAAAACGGTCAATCAGAGGCACTGAATTACCTAGACTTGAGCCCAGATAAGCCCATGCATTAACAAGCCTGTGGTGAGGTCAGTAGTGTGCTGACGTAATGACTTATGATACCTGGAATGGCGAGATTTCTGAGAGCGCTGAGGCCTGCATGCTGCACCGACACATCACCCTCATCTACATGATGCTCCAGCAAATCCAGGATGTGAGGAACCACCCCTAGTTCCATCATCTTCACACAGTTACTGTCTGAAAGAGTGAAACAGCAGAGATCCAAGAACAACATGCTGATCTTCTTGGAGACAGAATGGCATCTTGTCAGCGTAACTGTGTCAGCTGAAGTATGTCGTTCTCTCACCATTCCTGGCAAAGTTGGCAATGGCCAGTGCTCCAGACAGCTGAAGCTGGGTGTTAGAAGACTGCAGCCAGGACAGAACATCCTGATATACGCTCCCTGTCCCCTCTCCAAAACACTTCTGCATTGACTCGTCTGCAACACAGTCAGTCAGCTAGATAAAGTGCAGCATAAATGAATATGgcttacatttatttcattattatagctgcagattatattatatttgtgaTATGATGTGATTTAAAGTTTACACTCATTACactgaatataaaataatgtataaaatCCATAAAGTCCAAGCTATAAACCAAGGATATGGATATTGATGGCATTACTAACACGGTGAGACTGCACACAACAATATATATGTTATGTTTACCAGGTTCATTTGCTAACAAAGCTCTGGGAAAACACAGCATGTTTACGTAAGCTCCAGTATTTAGTACTGTACTAAGTACTACTATAACAGAAATGTGGGGGGTGTAATGACAACAGAGCTTACCCCCCAGCAGCAGCGTCACTATGAGGTTGGAAGCTATTTTTATACTGCAGAGGTCATGTGGGTCAGAGTCACCCTGCAATTTGCGAATCATCTCAGAGAGAGCTTCAGGCACACCCGCCTCTACAAACTGGAGCTTCAGGGCATCTGAGGAacagacatatatacacacaaacattcttctcgtacaaacagtaaaaagggctgtgcaaaagttagagaccacccttcatttgtttcatttccagtctaagtggccattaaatacaggttattcatttttcaggagggGATATTAcagataagataatccacttgcatcaGGAAGGAGAAAGCCAAAGAATAATTTGtcaccatcagacaaacagcatttaaagctttcattttttaaaggcGGAAGAAAATCCAACCCTGCTTTTGattcacatctgaaaaaatccacaggtgtttctatccACCCACTGGGACAACTAAGGAAGCTGTCAAGAAGGCGCTactaagaaataaataatgcaaattaaacaaagaagcttctGGTACTGGACACCCCagagacctcaacatcactggatgtttttgggattacttggactgtGCAAAGTATTAATGCCaccagcttctgagactgaactttgtagatgtggaaaaatattcccaCAGGTTTCtatgaaaaacagcaaatctcctgaaaagaacaggaGCTGTAATataggcaaagggtggacacagtaaatacatttaatggGTGCTTCTGCGTAATTGTCTGttagactggaaattaaataaaggggGTCTTTTTTGCACAGTTTGGTACATCTTGGcaatttttcagatttcttctactgtaacaCAGATAGAATATCTGATTCATCTCTAGTAATCATTTTTCCCTCTATAAGCTGAAAGTGATAGctagaaaaagaaaatctaatttGGTGTTTCTCACCACTGTGCCTGGAaacccactgccctgcacatttcagtgcttTTCCACTTTTGGCTCAGTAATGAGCTGGTTGGATCAGGTATATCGGGAGCAAGGAAAGCACTAAAAAGTGCTGATctatttcactcatttttctctttccccaAATATACTTGAACATATATTcgaccagccaagacatttgTTGTAAAACGTTCGTCCTTAATTTTGCTATGGAGAAATGAAGCTAATGTATCTAGCAATGGAAGCTTAGACCACCCAGTTAGCATCATGCGAGCGTGTCTGGATCACGTCCATGTCTAGATTTTCATGCTTCTGTCAAGCCGTGTTGAGTTGTTAGACTTGTTTATgcggtttctgacactgtatgacatactgttatctatcaAAGTGGGGAAAAGTGCTAGAAAACAGAATTAGCAGCTGTTGAATTCCTAATTTTGTctgtagtttgtttattttgttttagatAACAGTAAGTCATATAAGCTTGTCTATTTGAGATCACAACTCAATGCACTTTAAAgcaagtatgtgatgatttagttTGCAGTATGCATGATGCTAGCTGGGccttcattacttgttagctaccttagcctcataactccagggtaaaactaaagaagctcgCTTTGGGCACCAGCCCCATTTGGGctaatcaactacatttgggccAAGGAGGAAAGTGTGTGAATTTGCTTCAATTTTGAACCAAAACTAAAATCTGGCGTGGtccattttaatttaaactttTAGTGACTGATAAATTAGCTACACCCAAAGCTGTGTATAAAAGGTGAAATTGAGTTTGGAACAGTAGCTGTGATGTGACTGTCTTGCTCACCACTCTCTCCCAGTGAGCCCAGCACCTCCAGAATAAGGTGGCGGCGCTCTGCATCCGGGGCCCTCTTTAGCTGGGCTGTCAGGACCTCCGCCACGCCCACCTCTGCTAGTGCGTCTTTTGCGGCATCTGAAGACaaattttgtatgtttttaatgtgtttatgcaCCGGCCAGGATGACAGAATGAGGATGCAAGATCAGGTTAACCATGTGCAGAAAAAGTCTGTCTTCAAGTGTGGCTGTTTTTTTACACACTGTAATGCCTTAAGACGGCTTTAAAGTGCATtgttcctccctctctctctcacccataTCAGCGAGGTTACACAGGGCCAGCAGGCAGACGTTGACCAGTGGGTCATTCTCTGGGTACTGGTGCATGATGGCCACCAGCCTGGGGATGACACCGCTCTTCACCAGCTGAGTctgctgaacagctgagagagggaaagaaaaagagagagagagagtgagagagtgtagaggatttaaagtgaaaaagcaagaaagcgcaaatattaaaaatattcttGTGTGGGAAGGGAGAAATGAGAGGAAAGAGCAAAAGgtggagagagaatgagaggcaGTAAATGAGAAGCAAGACAGGAGGGAATGAACAGTATTTGCAATGTAAAATGATTGTTTTCCTGCTGTGAATGCatctctctgtcctctttcaAACAAAAGCCCATTAGCTCAGGAACAAACATGCTCACTGTTGTCGAAGCAGATGCGGCCGATGGCCCGGCCGGTGTGCAGCAGCAGGTCTTGGTCAGAGCTGTTCAGCAGAGGAACCAGAGCGGTCACCAGCCCAGCCTCAATGCACCTCTCCCTCACAGCAGCTTCAGGATGGAAACATATCAGCATTAGCTTAATACATGCGTGCAGAACAAATCCAACCATTTTAGAGTAAGTACATATGACCACCTAAAGGAACAATGAGGTAAATGCATAGTTCACCCCTTACTCCATTTGTAGTCAATTagccaaaacatgtttctcCAATGTTAgtttctttagctttgcactgaTAAAGAGCGATAAAGGCTAATGTTGTGAACCAGTAATAGAAGTGTAGGTGTACCAATTGGCATTACTCATGATTGCACACGTCATCACATTCTTGCTTCAAACTGTTATGAGTTGATAGGTAATGTCAAATAGACTTGTGTGGTTGTTGATACTGAGTGACTCTTATCTGTAAAAATAGACTACTATCAACTACATCTGACATAAGagggaaagttttttttttctttattgtttttgttatttatttattttaattatttatttgtttattgttttttgtttttgccaaaAACACTTTTACAACAAGAAGTATTTATTCTTTAAATCacttccctgctgaaaaaaaaacagcacagacctgGTCTgggctggtttgtgctggtctggtgctggtttagctggtcaccagcaTCCCAGCCAAGTAACCAGCCAAGCTGGTCTATacagttttttctttcactgtgacatgaaaatacatgttacatgttttattgattatcgatgtgaaaatatgttaaacatcctctacagagaagacaCTTGTGCACATTTTACAGGTAAATTCCACAGAttcttttaaacatttctgcataattcagtagaCAGCATTTAAACAGAGTAATGCAGAGTGGTTTTAGGTAAAATTGTTGGAAAAACGTAcagatttttttgcagtggtggtgataggaaccagagatcacaatgtcaacaacacaaatatagccattttgtttactattcaaaaggatcagtgaacctatatgtcttctgagtttatacgCATAATGTTGATGAAAGTTTTCTTTCAGAGCCATTTTGATTCACAACGCGTCAATTTTAAATcgattgtaaataaataaataaagcagatgAATAAAAATTGTGCACCAATTACAGTAAAGTGCCATTTTACCCATGTTTACTAGTAGAGGATGTATGTTAACTTTCACTTCAAATAAATAATGCgtgcagtttgactgggatttttcaaacttttgtatatgactgtaaatAGCATCCTGTGTATTAGTCATATTATGACTTCATTCCTGATGTTatagttctttctttctcagttgTTTTGGAACCGTCCACAACTCCATTCATTCTGAACATggtatgttgtatttttatacatttattacaGATTTGTAGCTTCCTGCTTGTGTAGCTGCACAGGACTAGCGCAATTATTACACTTATCTTCAAATAACCTGGCTTTATGTTCAAGTTACCTTCTCTGGCCATCTCAGCCACCAGCAGAGCCACCTGTGATGTGAGCAAGCCTTTATTCCTCAGAGTCTGGGCCAGGGTGGGCAGGACTCCGCTGGAGGCTATCTGCTCTGCAGTGCCCTTTTCTGAGAGGAGAGCAGAACATTTGACCATAAGGGCGCTGTGTAGATGAAAAACATGTCTGTGTGGCGTACATCCCACaacattttgaatgaaatatatcGACATGTTGtcaaatggaaactgaaacacAGAATTCTTTTTATTCCTGTGGGAATGACGAATAAAGGAAAATTCAAAGTGTTCATTCCTAAATGCAACTCTCCAAACACAGACTGCAAAAATGGCCTCTTAGCAAGCCAATATTTACTATACCATTGTGTGGTGTTCGAGTCTGTGGGACcccttttttaatgtttaccaaaagaaaaaaaacgtgattcattattatttcaacatctggttcctttcgctttgctcattttctgtgaagaacatataaagtaacacattttcagggacttcacactgttcacactgAACCCACagagaataaaagtgtggaggttctgttctcctcctacatggcctgctcttaatgtgtgtgtgtgtgtgtgtgtgtgtgtgtgtgtgtgtgtgtgtgtgtgtgtgtgtgtgtgtgtgtgtgtgtgtgtgtgagtgtgcatgagGGAGGACAACATGgtcaggctgctgactggctacagctgctaaaggagacccgtacactggccacttgtgatgttttcaacatctggtattttattttatatatatatatttatattaattgttatgactgtattaatttaaaaaataaacaataggGTGGGTCTAGCCAACCACTGAGTACCCAAAACATGAAAACTACGCAAGGTTAAATCTctagaaatataataaataattttataatatctCATAAAATAAGATAATTTAATTTGAGATTCTCATGGTGCATCTAAATGTAAAACAACAGTACAAGGCTTGGTAGACagccaaaactgtcaccatcaaataaacagttcttttatctttgagagagagaagaaagtctgtgtttctgtccatccttcaactgtaagaaatgtctgtgtaattttctgttaaatataaatCTTTCGGCTTTTTttctctgatgctgaaaaatgaactataTAAATAACATGGTCTTCTACACAGCCCTGTACATTTGTCTCTGAAATAAATTTCATTTGCATGTAAGCAAAAGCCTTTTGATCAAATTGTCTTTAAGATAataaaaaatgcacattcagttaggtgtccaaacttttgactggttgTGTACATAAGTAGAATGACTGTAAAGTTGAGTATATGCATGTATGCCTGAAAGGCTGATACTGTCACAGTGATTATCTATCATGTGATGATGAACAGAGACTCTGGAAGGCTCTCGTGAGCAGACGTCAGCATGCTGAAGGCTGGAGACGGAGGAAAAGCTACAGGCTTTATAAGTAGGCTTAGGTGCTCAGTGTGTCTGCTGCTGCCAAATTAAATCAATAGGCAACTTCTTTCTAACTTCCCTCTGCTTTCATCTTACAGCGGCCCTTTCATCTGCTGCACTCTTCTCTACTCTCTGCTGCACACGCTCCTCACTGTGGCAGTGGGCTCTCAGTGGGATCTACTCAAATCTTCTCCAGCCCGAGCTGAGGGGGATCTCTCATTACAGCGTGAGAGAAACTCCAAACAGCCGCGGAGGCAGGTCAAGCTGTCAGAGCAGGGCCGTGCTGCCATGGCAACATCTGCGTTGGGCTCTTCCGAGGGAGCCTGTTTCCTTCCATTTTTAGATGCGTTTGCCATCTAAAATCACTAAGAATGTGACAGCCGGTAACATCTGCTACAAATTAATTTGTGCTAGAGGAGAACACAAGGAGAGGAGGTGAGAAAAAAAGTTTACAGGTGAGTTTAACCccttctccactcactgtctctcgcccctctctctctctctctctctctctctctctctgcctctgtctctctgcttctctccactttttctctctgaatatctttttctctgtcattctcATTCT from Pygocentrus nattereri isolate fPygNat1 chromosome 5, fPygNat1.pri, whole genome shotgun sequence carries:
- the si:dkey-191g9.5 gene encoding rap1 GTPase-GDP dissociation stimulator 1 translates to MADTDFLAEALKAISVSTELIEEELKPHMDTLLNLLLEKKKGTAEQIASSGVLPTLAQTLRNKGLLTSQVALLVAEMAREAAVRERCIEAGLVTALVPLLNSSDQDLLLHTGRAIGRICFDNTVQQTQLVKSGVIPRLVAIMHQYPENDPLVNVCLLALCNLADMDAAKDALAEVGVAEVLTAQLKRAPDAERRHLILEVLGSLGESDALKLQFVEAGVPEALSEMIRKLQGDSDPHDLCSIKIASNLIVTLLLGDESMQKCFGEGTGSVYQDVLSWLQSSNTQLQLSGALAIANFARNDSNCVKMMELGVVPHILDLLEHHVDEGDVSVQHAGLSALRNLAIPASNKVRMLEDGVSERIRTLLRSDMPPVQFKLLGTLRMMVDGQEEAATVLGKDEVLLARVTEWCEAKDHAGVRGEANRLLAALIRHSRSPEVIHSVIKADGVQHLISMATSEHVIMQNEALVALAIASAIDIEAVQEPFWNADLLPTLQKMLDDPVGAVEVKFSTLGLICSLANSSMLKEQMETLNLKDSLSKLSSHTSTKLASQADTVMAVLSETS